One genomic segment of Kiritimatiella glycovorans includes these proteins:
- the gcvT gene encoding glycine cleavage system aminomethyltransferase GcvT, whose product MISTRTEKLTPLYDCHVEADARMTPFGGYLLPVTYEGILAEHRAAREGAALFDTSHMGEIMIEGPAAIADLERLLSCRISSLKPGRCRYGLMCRPDGGVLDDLIVYRFGNEAFMLVVNAGTRVRDLEWIRGHTAAETQVKDRSDSTAKIDLQGPDAPRIACALLDPAPNSLSFFSFTRTHFREHELLVSRTGYTGEVGFEFYIDSEAAPRLWNACLRQGAEPSGLGARDTLRLEAGLPLYGHELTEERNAGESGFHFAIDDSKAFIGADAIRKRTPSRVLCGLELDGRRAAREGSAVLDTRGAQVGTVTSGSFAPSVGNAVALAYIDRRAADGHSAFKLDAGRKTIAAERCDTPFYRGGTARQPLQRFLETAPA is encoded by the coding sequence ATGATCTCGACGCGCACAGAAAAGCTCACCCCGCTCTACGACTGCCATGTCGAAGCGGACGCGCGCATGACGCCGTTCGGCGGCTATCTGCTGCCGGTCACCTACGAAGGCATCCTGGCCGAGCACCGCGCGGCGCGCGAAGGCGCCGCACTGTTCGATACGAGCCATATGGGCGAGATCATGATCGAAGGCCCCGCGGCGATCGCGGATCTGGAGCGCCTGCTGAGCTGCCGCATCTCGTCGCTCAAGCCGGGCCGCTGCCGGTACGGGCTGATGTGCCGCCCCGACGGCGGCGTGCTCGACGACCTGATCGTGTACCGGTTCGGCAACGAAGCGTTCATGCTGGTCGTCAATGCCGGAACCCGCGTGCGCGACCTCGAATGGATCCGCGGCCACACCGCGGCGGAGACGCAGGTGAAGGACCGCTCCGACTCCACCGCGAAGATCGACCTGCAGGGACCGGACGCGCCGCGCATCGCCTGCGCGCTGCTCGATCCCGCACCGAACTCGCTCAGTTTTTTCTCCTTCACCCGCACGCATTTCCGGGAACATGAACTGCTCGTCAGCCGGACGGGGTACACCGGGGAGGTCGGTTTCGAATTTTATATCGACTCCGAAGCGGCCCCCCGGCTCTGGAACGCCTGCCTCCGGCAGGGCGCCGAACCCTCGGGGCTCGGAGCGCGCGATACACTGCGCCTCGAAGCCGGACTGCCGCTCTACGGCCACGAACTCACGGAAGAACGCAACGCCGGGGAGAGCGGATTCCATTTCGCGATCGACGACTCGAAAGCGTTCATCGGCGCGGACGCCATCCGGAAGCGCACCCCCTCCCGCGTCCTCTGCGGCCTCGAACTCGACGGCCGCCGCGCGGCGCGCGAAGGGTCCGCCGTGCTCGACACACGCGGAGCACAGGTCGGGACCGTGACCAGCGGCTCGTTCGCCCCTTCCGTCGGAAACGCGGTCGCCCTGGCCTACATCGACCGTCGCGCCGCGGACGGGCACTCGGCATTCAAGCTGGACGCCGGGCGGAAGACAATCGCTGCCGAGCGGTGCGACACGCCGTTCTACCGCGGCGGCACCGCTCGCCAGCCCCTGCAGCGGTTCCTCGAAACGGCACCGGCCTGA
- the gcvH gene encoding glycine cleavage system protein GcvH, whose translation MAPEDRKYTKSHEWVRTEDGLARVGITDHAQQALGDVTFVELPEPGTSVSAGDECGEIESVKAAGELYAPVSGTVGEVNQALEDAPEKLNESPFEEGWIFTLTDFDAGSAELMNAGEYAAYVESL comes from the coding sequence ATGGCACCCGAAGACAGAAAGTACACGAAGAGTCACGAGTGGGTCCGGACCGAAGACGGCCTCGCGCGCGTCGGCATCACCGATCACGCCCAGCAGGCGCTCGGGGATGTAACGTTCGTCGAACTCCCGGAACCCGGAACATCCGTAAGCGCGGGGGACGAGTGCGGCGAGATCGAATCCGTCAAGGCCGCCGGCGAACTCTACGCCCCGGTCTCCGGCACCGTGGGCGAGGTGAACCAGGCCCTGGAGGACGCCCCCGAAAAACTCAATGAGTCCCCGTTCGAGGAAGGATGGATCTTCACGCTCACGGATTTTGATGCCGGCTCCGCGGAGCTGATGAACGCCGGGGAATACGCGGCCTACGTCGAGTCACTCTGA
- the gcvPA gene encoding aminomethyl-transferring glycine dehydrogenase subunit GcvPA — protein MNYIPHTDDDRAAMLEACGLESADALFAAIPESLRPASWNLPEGKSEQEIAGAFAGLAAAGEQTPPSFMGAGYYDHYIPAAVDELSSRSEFLTAYTPYQPELSQGTLQAIYEYQTHICRLTGMDAANASLYDGGTALFEACRIALRKGKRNRIVVDGGVHPQHVRMVRTHAERLGVEWDVLPAHPGPADREALMARVDGDTAAVVVQNPNFYGAIDDHSDIAARCREHKVLLIQSVNPHALTLLKTPGETGADIAVGEGQGLGNPLSFGGPSLGFMAARQKLVRHMPGRLAGRTTDRDGRDCFVLTLQAREQHIRRRKATSNICTNQAHCALRAHLYLSLLGREGLKQTALLCHRRARYAHRRLTAIDGIETVTPEPFFHEFAIGLPRDAGEAVEALAARGVIAGVPLKLYDPEHPRRLLVAVTEKRSKQDIDLLAAHLEDLL, from the coding sequence ATGAATTATATACCTCATACCGACGATGATCGCGCGGCGATGCTGGAGGCCTGCGGGCTTGAGTCCGCGGACGCCCTGTTCGCGGCGATCCCCGAATCGCTCCGTCCGGCCTCGTGGAACCTTCCCGAGGGAAAATCCGAGCAGGAGATCGCCGGGGCGTTCGCCGGGCTGGCGGCCGCCGGCGAACAAACCCCGCCCTCGTTCATGGGCGCGGGATATTACGATCACTACATCCCGGCCGCGGTGGACGAGCTGTCCTCCCGCAGCGAATTCCTCACCGCGTACACCCCGTATCAGCCCGAACTCTCGCAGGGTACGCTGCAGGCGATCTACGAATACCAGACGCATATCTGCCGGCTCACCGGCATGGACGCGGCCAATGCCTCGCTCTACGACGGCGGGACGGCGCTCTTCGAGGCCTGCCGGATCGCTCTCCGCAAGGGGAAACGCAACCGGATCGTGGTCGACGGCGGCGTTCACCCGCAGCATGTGCGGATGGTCCGCACGCACGCCGAACGGCTCGGAGTGGAATGGGACGTCCTGCCGGCGCATCCCGGTCCGGCCGACCGCGAGGCCCTGATGGCGCGCGTGGACGGCGACACCGCGGCGGTCGTGGTGCAGAACCCGAATTTCTACGGGGCGATCGACGATCATTCCGACATCGCGGCCCGGTGCCGGGAACACAAAGTCCTGCTCATCCAGTCGGTCAACCCCCATGCGCTCACCCTCCTCAAGACCCCGGGCGAAACCGGGGCCGACATCGCCGTCGGGGAAGGTCAGGGCCTCGGCAATCCGCTGTCGTTCGGAGGCCCGTCCCTGGGCTTCATGGCCGCGCGCCAAAAGCTCGTGCGCCACATGCCGGGCAGGCTCGCGGGGCGCACGACCGACCGAGACGGGCGCGACTGCTTCGTCCTCACGCTTCAGGCCCGCGAACAGCACATCCGCCGCCGGAAGGCGACGTCGAACATCTGCACCAACCAGGCGCACTGTGCGCTGCGGGCGCACCTCTATCTCAGCCTCCTGGGCCGGGAAGGACTGAAACAGACCGCCCTGCTCTGCCACCGGCGCGCGCGGTATGCGCACCGCCGGCTGACGGCGATCGACGGCATCGAAACCGTCACGCCGGAACCCTTCTTCCACGAATTCGCGATCGGGCTTCCCCGCGACGCCGGGGAGGCGGTCGAAGCCCTGGCCGCCCGCGGAGTCATCGCCGGCGTTCCGCTGAAGCTCTACGACCCGGAACATCCCCGCCGGCTGCTCGTCGCCGTCACCGAAAAGCGGTCGAAGCAGGACATCGATCTGCTGGCCGCCCACCTGGAGGACCTGCTGTGA